The following are encoded together in the Pseudoalteromonas shioyasakiensis genome:
- a CDS encoding type II toxin-antitoxin system HipA family toxin, producing MEVITITYQDDVVGAVSFDTEKGLGSFEYDPGFIKKGVELSPIKMPLSNRIYSFPELDFNTFKGLPGLIADSLPDDFGNAVLNAWVAGQGRSPGDITPLQRLQYTGKRGMGALEYAPATKLRSLNASQQVEIQSLVSIAQEILDSRGNFEVELKQNGQDDREAMMSLLSVGMSAGGARPKAVLAFNEDFTQVRSGQAKVPSGFTHYLMKFDGVSEHNKNQETFGDPLGYGAMEFVYHLMANKCGVDMMPCRLLQEGNRRHFITQRFDRIKNNKVHVQTLNGLAHVDYKKPGAFSYAELFGIARQLKLSAVEAEQLFKRMTFNIIARNHDDHSKNFAFILKKDKWSLAPAYDLAYSYKPGSKWVNSHWMSLNGKRDNFARSDFYSLEKLSPVFNKKKIDDIIDATIEHVSTWRQLAEEWDVPKTLIDEIQENLRLDI from the coding sequence ATGGAAGTCATTACAATAACATACCAAGACGATGTTGTTGGAGCAGTGAGTTTTGACACTGAAAAGGGACTTGGATCATTTGAATATGATCCAGGATTCATAAAAAAAGGTGTCGAGCTGTCCCCAATCAAAATGCCATTATCGAATCGCATTTATAGCTTTCCCGAACTGGATTTCAATACCTTTAAAGGACTACCAGGTTTAATAGCTGACTCCTTACCTGATGATTTTGGTAACGCAGTTCTCAACGCATGGGTTGCAGGTCAAGGTCGTTCACCGGGTGACATTACACCACTGCAACGCCTCCAATATACGGGAAAGCGAGGCATGGGAGCTCTTGAGTATGCGCCAGCTACAAAGTTACGAAGCTTAAATGCTTCACAACAAGTAGAAATCCAATCGCTCGTTTCTATTGCACAAGAAATCTTAGATTCACGAGGTAATTTTGAAGTAGAACTCAAACAAAATGGCCAAGACGATAGAGAGGCAATGATGTCTTTATTATCAGTTGGCATGAGTGCGGGAGGAGCACGACCGAAAGCCGTATTAGCATTTAATGAAGATTTCACTCAAGTTCGCTCCGGCCAAGCCAAAGTGCCAAGTGGTTTTACTCATTATTTGATGAAATTTGACGGTGTTAGTGAACATAACAAAAATCAAGAAACCTTCGGTGACCCATTAGGCTATGGAGCAATGGAGTTTGTTTATCATCTAATGGCAAACAAATGCGGTGTCGATATGATGCCATGCCGCTTACTCCAAGAAGGCAACCGACGCCACTTTATTACACAACGGTTTGATCGAATTAAAAACAACAAGGTACACGTACAAACGCTAAACGGGCTTGCCCACGTTGATTATAAAAAGCCGGGGGCATTTTCTTACGCAGAGTTATTTGGCATTGCCAGACAATTGAAGCTTTCTGCTGTTGAAGCTGAGCAGCTATTCAAGCGCATGACGTTCAATATCATTGCTCGAAATCATGACGACCACTCAAAGAACTTTGCCTTTATTCTGAAAAAAGACAAATGGTCTCTCGCACCAGCTTATGATTTAGCTTATAGCTATAAACCTGGCAGTAAATGGGTGAACAGCCATTGGATGAGCTTGAATGGTAAAAGAGATAACTTTGCACGAAGTGATTTCTATAGTTTAGAGAAACTTAGCCCTGTTTTTAACAAGAAAAAGATCGACGATATTATTGATGCAACGATTGAGCACGTATCAACTTGGCGTCAGCTTGCTGAGGAATGGGATGTGCCAAAAACACTGATAGATGAAATACAAGAAAACTTGCGGCTCGATATTTAG
- a CDS encoding helix-turn-helix transcriptional regulator: MKGVTATALAEEIGDRLKQARLNRDLTQSEVAQLAGIARKTVLNAEKGKVQLDIMIAILMALDLTQQIDLFLPKQEISPLQLAKLQGKKRQRASGQRSNKDEEAPEW, from the coding sequence GTGAAAGGCGTGACAGCTACAGCATTAGCAGAAGAGATCGGCGACAGATTGAAGCAAGCTCGACTAAATAGAGACCTAACACAATCTGAAGTTGCACAACTTGCTGGCATTGCCCGCAAAACGGTTTTGAATGCAGAAAAGGGAAAAGTTCAGCTCGACATCATGATTGCTATATTAATGGCATTAGACCTCACACAGCAGATTGATCTTTTTCTCCCTAAACAAGAAATTTCTCCCTTACAGCTGGCCAAACTGCAAGGCAAGAAAAGGCAGAGAGCCTCTGGCCAGCGCAGTAACAAAGATGAGGAAGCACCAGAATGGTAA
- a CDS encoding single-stranded DNA-binding protein, with protein MKNQVTLIGYVGSEPETRAYPSGDLVTSISLATSEKWRDRQSNELKEHTEWHRVVFRDRGGFKLGLRAKDLIQKGAKLFVQGPQRTRSWEKDGIKHRLTEVDADEFLLLDSVNKASEPSPADDAGSQTNWAQTYPEPDF; from the coding sequence ATGAAAAACCAAGTAACACTCATAGGCTACGTTGGCTCTGAGCCAGAGACGCGAGCCTATCCATCAGGTGATTTGGTGACCAGCATTTCGCTGGCCACTTCTGAGAAATGGCGCGACCGTCAATCCAATGAGCTCAAAGAGCATACGGAATGGCATCGGGTCGTTTTTCGAGATCGTGGTGGATTTAAGTTAGGGCTAAGGGCAAAAGATTTGATCCAAAAAGGAGCGAAGCTTTTTGTTCAAGGGCCCCAGCGCACGCGCTCATGGGAGAAAGATGGCATTAAGCATCGATTGACCGAAGTGGACGCGGACGAGTTTCTGCTTCTTGATAGTGTGAATAAAGCATCTGAGCCATCACCGGCGGATGATGCAGGCTCCCAAACTAATTGGGCACAAACTTATCCTGAACCAGATTTTTAA
- the bet gene encoding phage recombination protein Bet: MEKPKLIQRFAERFSVDPNKLFDTLKATAFKQRDGSAPTNEQMMALLVVADQYGLNPFTKEIFAFPDKQAGIIPVVGVDGWSRIINQHDQFDGMEFKTSENKVSLDGAKECPEWMECIIYRRDRSHPVKITEYLDEVYRPPFEGNGKNGPYRVDGPWQTHTKRMLRHKSMIQCSRIAFGFVGIFDQDEAERIIEGQATHVVEPSVIPPEQVDDRTRGLVYKLIERAEASNAWNSALEYANEHFQGVELTFAKQEIFNAQQQAAKALTQPLAS, encoded by the coding sequence ATGGAAAAACCAAAGCTAATCCAACGCTTTGCTGAGCGCTTTAGTGTCGATCCAAACAAGTTGTTCGATACACTAAAAGCAACAGCATTCAAGCAACGTGACGGTAGTGCACCGACCAATGAGCAGATGATGGCGCTTTTGGTGGTTGCAGATCAGTACGGCTTGAACCCTTTCACCAAAGAGATTTTTGCGTTCCCTGATAAGCAAGCTGGAATTATTCCAGTGGTAGGTGTCGATGGATGGTCTCGCATCATCAATCAACACGACCAGTTTGATGGCATGGAGTTTAAGACTTCAGAAAACAAAGTCTCACTGGATGGCGCGAAAGAATGCCCTGAATGGATGGAATGCATCATCTATCGGCGCGACCGTTCGCACCCAGTCAAAATCACTGAGTATCTGGATGAAGTCTATCGACCGCCTTTTGAAGGTAACGGCAAAAATGGCCCTTACCGTGTAGATGGTCCATGGCAGACGCACACTAAGCGAATGCTAAGGCATAAATCCATGATCCAGTGTTCCCGCATTGCGTTTGGCTTTGTGGGAATTTTCGATCAAGACGAAGCGGAGCGAATTATCGAAGGCCAAGCAACACACGTTGTTGAGCCATCGGTGATTCCACCCGAGCAAGTTGATGATCGTACCCGAGGGCTTGTTTACAAGCTTATCGAGCGGGCGGAAGCTTCAAACGCTTGGAATAGTGCATTGGAATACGCCAATGAACATTTTCAGGGTGTTGAACTGACGTTTGCGAAACAAGAAATATTTAATGCACAGCAACAAGCAGCCAAAGCGCTCACACAGCCTTTAGCTTCTTAG
- a CDS encoding YqaJ viral recombinase family nuclease, giving the protein MKVIDLSQRTPAWHQWRIAGVTASEAPIIMGRSPYKTPWRLWAEKTGFVLPEDLSNNPNVLRGIRLEPQARRAFENAHNDFLLPLCAEADHNAIFRASFDGINDAGEPVELKCPCQSVFEDVQAHREQSEAYQLYWVQVQHQILVANSTRGWLVFYFEDQLIEFEIQRDALFLTELQETALQFWELVQTKKEPSKCPEQDCFVPKGEAQYRWTSLSRQYCSAHAEVVRLENHIKSLKEEMRDAQSKLVAMMGNYAHADYAGVKLSRYMMAGTVDYKQLATDKLGELDDQVLAAYRKAPQERLRISTNKPEQPVETPIKISLEQENLVLPGDSPSSFYF; this is encoded by the coding sequence ATGAAGGTTATCGACCTATCACAACGTACTCCTGCATGGCACCAGTGGCGCATTGCAGGGGTTACGGCATCTGAAGCCCCAATTATTATGGGGCGTTCACCCTACAAAACACCTTGGCGATTATGGGCAGAAAAAACTGGATTCGTATTACCGGAAGACCTGTCGAATAATCCTAATGTGCTTCGCGGTATTCGGTTGGAGCCTCAAGCAAGGCGAGCATTTGAGAATGCGCATAATGACTTTCTTCTGCCGCTATGTGCAGAAGCCGATCATAACGCAATCTTTCGAGCCAGCTTTGATGGCATCAACGATGCGGGCGAACCCGTTGAACTGAAATGTCCTTGCCAGTCAGTTTTTGAGGATGTGCAAGCTCACCGAGAACAAAGCGAGGCGTACCAGTTGTATTGGGTACAAGTACAGCATCAAATACTGGTCGCCAATAGCACGCGAGGTTGGTTGGTTTTCTATTTTGAGGATCAACTGATTGAGTTTGAAATACAACGAGACGCATTGTTCTTAACTGAATTGCAAGAAACGGCGCTTCAGTTTTGGGAGTTAGTACAGACCAAAAAAGAACCGTCAAAATGCCCTGAGCAAGATTGTTTTGTTCCTAAGGGTGAAGCCCAATACCGTTGGACATCGCTGTCTCGACAGTATTGCTCAGCACATGCCGAAGTGGTCCGACTGGAAAATCACATCAAATCTTTGAAAGAAGAAATGCGAGACGCCCAGTCGAAATTGGTCGCTATGATGGGTAACTACGCTCATGCCGATTATGCTGGGGTCAAACTCAGCCGCTACATGATGGCGGGTACGGTGGACTATAAGCAATTGGCCACCGATAAATTAGGCGAGCTGGACGATCAGGTTTTAGCTGCTTACCGAAAAGCGCCACAAGAGCGGTTGCGTATCAGCACCAATAAGCCAGAGCAGCCCGTTGAAACACCAATCAAAATCAGCCTTGAGCAAGAGAACTTGGTTCTGCCAGGTGACTCGCCGAGCTCATTTTATTTTTAA
- a CDS encoding AAA family ATPase: MTEQSPFLVQVNQAFNVPAPDAFVLEGFGADTTHPNIPVRKDEYVFRKEDLRDVLAFLSNPDGDGLYITGPTGCGKTSLICQVASRLNWPVQQITAHGRLELSDLIGHHTLVNGNMTFVYGPLALAVKHGHLLIINEMDLAEPAELAGLNDILEGAPLVIAQNGGEIIMPHNKFRFIATGNSAGSGDQTGLYQGVLQQNLAFLDRFRIIEATYAEPSVEEAILENIAPGLPEVFRQKMVKVAGDIRRLFIGGADGGAELSITMSTRTLVRWAKLTLAFKGAPNAVEYALVRSLTARAELEQREAIHRIAADVFGDHWED; this comes from the coding sequence ATGACTGAACAATCCCCATTTTTGGTTCAAGTGAATCAAGCGTTTAATGTCCCGGCTCCTGATGCTTTCGTTCTGGAAGGATTTGGTGCCGACACTACCCATCCAAACATTCCCGTTCGCAAGGACGAGTATGTTTTTAGAAAAGAAGACTTACGTGACGTATTGGCGTTTTTGTCTAACCCAGACGGTGACGGTTTGTATATTACAGGCCCCACTGGATGCGGTAAGACCTCGCTAATTTGCCAAGTTGCTTCTCGATTGAATTGGCCTGTTCAGCAAATTACTGCGCACGGTCGATTGGAGTTGTCCGATCTTATCGGTCACCACACGCTGGTTAATGGCAACATGACCTTTGTGTATGGACCGCTGGCACTGGCTGTAAAGCATGGCCATTTGCTGATCATTAATGAAATGGATCTTGCTGAGCCTGCTGAACTGGCTGGGCTCAATGACATTTTGGAAGGTGCCCCGTTGGTCATCGCACAAAATGGCGGTGAGATCATCATGCCACATAACAAGTTTCGTTTTATCGCAACCGGCAACAGTGCGGGCAGCGGTGACCAAACGGGCTTGTATCAAGGTGTGCTTCAACAGAATTTGGCTTTTCTTGATCGCTTTAGAATCATCGAAGCGACCTATGCAGAGCCTTCTGTAGAGGAAGCCATTCTGGAGAACATTGCGCCGGGCTTGCCAGAAGTCTTTCGCCAAAAAATGGTGAAGGTGGCTGGTGACATTCGTCGTCTTTTTATTGGGGGCGCGGATGGCGGTGCTGAGCTTAGTATCACCATGTCCACTCGGACCTTGGTGCGCTGGGCAAAGTTAACACTTGCTTTTAAAGGTGCTCCTAACGCAGTGGAGTATGCACTGGTTCGGTCTTTGACGGCTCGTGCTGAGTTGGAGCAACGTGAAGCCATTCACCGTATTGCCGCTGATGTCTTCGGTGATCACTGGGAGGATTGA
- a CDS encoding DUF3150 domain-containing protein, giving the protein MSIQTLDKLLICHIDCSIWSGRKKLRPEDFRLANGSQLPPKDVASLGSKKICDPEALANFERLKKEAQRLCEQVGVRFLGGYAVPEDRIDQIVPELDRIGQEFAQCKQLFLDNYDQVTFDWVAKHPEFADAIRRALSPIEDVEQRLQFDYAIYRMQPAEQAGGLDDKVNGMGHTLFREVARDANELFERSVAGKNQISQRALNPLKRLRDKLDGLSFLDHRVQPMVEAMDNLFVRLPKTGPVTDNLYHELMATILILSDPDKMRMHGEGQLDIRQLMPKPEPKPAQPVSAQADNLRAIPQPTVRPNLGSTVPNSFYF; this is encoded by the coding sequence ATGAGTATTCAAACCCTCGACAAACTCTTGATTTGTCACATCGACTGTTCCATCTGGAGCGGTAGAAAAAAACTAAGGCCTGAAGATTTCAGACTAGCCAATGGCAGCCAACTTCCACCGAAGGATGTTGCCAGCTTAGGGAGTAAAAAAATTTGCGACCCTGAGGCATTGGCGAACTTTGAAAGGCTTAAGAAAGAAGCGCAACGCTTGTGTGAGCAAGTCGGTGTGCGGTTTTTAGGTGGCTATGCCGTCCCTGAAGACCGAATTGATCAGATTGTTCCAGAGCTTGACCGGATCGGTCAGGAGTTTGCGCAGTGCAAGCAGTTGTTCTTGGACAACTATGATCAGGTGACGTTTGACTGGGTTGCAAAACACCCGGAATTTGCAGATGCAATCCGGCGTGCGCTGTCACCCATCGAAGACGTGGAACAACGGCTTCAGTTCGATTATGCCATCTATCGAATGCAACCGGCTGAACAAGCTGGTGGCTTAGATGACAAGGTCAATGGCATGGGACACACCCTCTTTAGGGAGGTGGCTCGTGATGCCAATGAACTGTTTGAGCGTTCCGTTGCAGGTAAGAATCAAATCAGCCAGCGAGCCCTTAATCCTCTCAAGCGATTAAGAGACAAGTTGGATGGTTTGTCATTCCTGGATCATCGAGTTCAGCCGATGGTTGAAGCGATGGACAATTTATTTGTTCGTCTGCCGAAGACCGGCCCTGTGACAGACAATCTCTATCACGAACTGATGGCGACCATTTTAATTTTGTCTGATCCAGACAAGATGAGAATGCACGGTGAAGGTCAATTGGATATCAGACAACTGATGCCCAAACCTGAACCTAAACCCGCACAGCCAGTATCTGCTCAGGCAGATAACTTACGTGCAATACCACAACCAACCGTCAGACCAAACCTTGGTTCGACTGTACCAAACTCATTTTATTTCTAA
- a CDS encoding VWA domain-containing protein, producing MNHPLKNALPIVAAAYGEKFGVKVLIQGQDAFTDGERIVIPTANPDDPHYQQIAWGYLAHEAAHIRHTNFDMVQKASSKPIRKALLNIIEDVRIENELAKDYPGTRRSISQVIEYMVDTQQMCVPEQLEPASNLQAWLLFRLRCHFLGQKALTPLYQVVDERVRQLFPAAAMSRLSAMLTAVPSLGSTGEVLKLVDAIVAMLEDESRPPQDESDADSGNDIGQAASNDSSSDSQTPKTDSSATGDAAETGDSDNSAQADNLRQALEASAAQFEPDTFAQVAEVLSEQAEGHQGVTPLSLPQAEQAMLGDEEILTLSASESAQIRARLRGMVQSSQDNRNHAKRHGLRVATHRLAASQAGESRLFIQRQPRIAPNAAVHLLVDISGSMGKPIGEGNRKYFHVANEAALALAMALEGIPGVVPAVSYFPGIHQEVSIALLPKQSVRHRAACFDQKPRGCTPMAQAMWFAANSLLAQKQKRKLMIVLTDGDPDDWAATHDIVDRCRRSGFELLGIGIQTRSVEKFFPQSIVINDVKDLKRELFEVTQQLLIQ from the coding sequence ATGAATCATCCATTAAAAAACGCACTGCCAATCGTTGCCGCCGCTTATGGCGAAAAGTTTGGTGTGAAGGTGCTTATTCAAGGACAAGATGCGTTTACCGATGGTGAGCGGATTGTGATCCCAACAGCAAACCCAGACGACCCACACTATCAACAGATAGCTTGGGGTTATCTGGCTCATGAAGCGGCGCATATTCGGCATACTAATTTTGACATGGTGCAGAAGGCGTCGTCCAAACCGATCCGTAAGGCACTTCTCAATATCATTGAGGACGTTCGCATTGAAAACGAATTGGCAAAGGATTACCCCGGAACCCGGCGCAGTATTTCGCAAGTGATTGAGTACATGGTGGACACTCAGCAAATGTGTGTACCTGAACAGCTTGAGCCTGCATCTAACTTGCAAGCATGGTTGTTGTTCCGCTTGAGATGCCATTTTCTCGGTCAGAAAGCACTGACGCCTTTGTATCAAGTTGTTGATGAAAGAGTGAGACAACTCTTTCCTGCCGCAGCGATGAGCCGGTTAAGCGCCATGCTGACAGCAGTGCCTAGCTTAGGCTCTACAGGTGAAGTGCTGAAACTTGTCGATGCCATCGTTGCCATGTTGGAAGACGAATCTCGTCCACCACAGGATGAGTCGGATGCTGATAGCGGTAATGACATTGGACAAGCTGCGAGTAATGACAGCAGTAGTGACAGTCAAACCCCAAAAACAGACTCGTCTGCAACAGGGGATGCTGCTGAAACGGGTGATTCTGATAACTCTGCTCAAGCTGACAATTTGCGACAAGCCTTAGAGGCCAGTGCCGCTCAGTTTGAACCCGATACCTTTGCACAAGTGGCAGAAGTGTTGTCGGAACAAGCTGAAGGACATCAGGGCGTCACTCCACTCAGTTTGCCCCAAGCAGAGCAAGCTATGTTGGGTGATGAGGAAATTTTGACTTTATCGGCTTCCGAGTCCGCTCAAATTCGAGCCCGACTTAGGGGCATGGTTCAGTCCAGTCAGGACAATCGGAATCATGCAAAACGGCACGGTCTTCGAGTGGCAACCCATCGTCTTGCCGCTTCACAAGCAGGTGAGTCGAGATTGTTTATTCAAAGGCAACCTCGCATTGCGCCTAATGCTGCTGTGCACTTGCTGGTCGATATATCGGGTTCAATGGGTAAACCCATTGGCGAAGGTAATCGAAAGTACTTTCATGTTGCCAATGAAGCCGCTTTGGCTTTGGCCATGGCACTGGAAGGCATACCGGGTGTTGTACCTGCGGTCAGTTATTTTCCTGGTATTCATCAGGAAGTTTCTATCGCGTTATTGCCCAAGCAATCGGTTCGACATCGGGCCGCCTGTTTTGACCAAAAACCACGAGGTTGTACGCCTATGGCACAAGCGATGTGGTTTGCGGCAAACAGTTTGTTAGCGCAAAAACAGAAGCGAAAGCTAATGATAGTGCTAACGGATGGTGACCCAGATGATTGGGCTGCCACGCATGACATTGTTGACCGGTGCAGACGCAGTGGCTTTGAGCTGCTGGGGATCGGGATTCAAACACGCAGTGTTGAGAAATTCTTTCCTCAAAGCATTGTGATTAATGACGTCAAAGATCTGAAGCGTGAGTTATTCGAAGTAACACAACAACTGTTAATTCAGTAA